Within the Paraburkholderia flagellata genome, the region ATTACCGGCTCAACGTGCTGATGATTCGCGTGCCGCCGCTGCGCGAGCGCCTGGCGGACATCGAGGCGATGGCCTATTCGATCCTCGACAAGCTGGCGGTGGAAAGCGGAGCGGGGCATCTCGAACTCGACAAAGATGCGCTTGCGGTGCTGTGTGCGTATGGCTGGCCCGGCAACGTGCGTGAGTTGCGCAATACGCTCGAGCGTGCGGTGCTGTTATCGGATAGCGAGCGCATCGATGCGCGTTCGCTCGCGCGCTTCATCGGCGACGGGCGTGGGCAGCGTGTCGAGAGTGAGGCACGCGACGCGGCGGCCAATCTGCACGTCACGCCCGACCATGCCACTGCGCAGCAATATCAACAGTACGACGAAGCGATGCGCGATTTCGAACGCCGCTTGCTGACCGATGCGTTACGCGCGGCAGGCGGTCAGGTGACGAAAGCCGCCGCACAGATCGGCATGGCGCGCGCCACGCTGTACCGGCGCATCGTTGCGCTCGGCATCGAGGTTTAATGCTGTTCATCCAGGGTTTGCCCCGATCAATATATGCAAAGCGCACGCCGTAATACCTGTTTTTAGATCGAGGCTGACCCGTTGGAGATGAAAACGCTAACGTTTGCGCGGAGACTACGGGTAGGCGGCGACTGCGCTCGCCTCACGCTTGCAGTTTTTGTCGGCGTCCTCGCGGGATGCGGAAATTCCATTTCAGATTCGGACATCCAGTTCGTCACTGCCGCAATGCCAACGCAGTTCGAGGCGTTGCGCATGTACGGCGCAGTGCCCTTTCGCGACGGCTCAATCGGTCTGTCCACTCATGGTCCAGCCCGGCTCCAGCAGGGCTGCGAAGCGGTCATTCGTTCGGCAAGGGGCCCTTTTCGTGAGTCGGTGGTCCTGGATAGCGAATCGGCCGAGTACTTCGAACTCGATATTTCTCGTACGCCTGGCGGATGGACTGTGACAACGGACGGCCTTGCCGAACCGAGTAGCAACTCTGTGGGGCTTCGCACCCAGTTCACGAACTGCCTGACCGCTATAAAAGACAAACTTCGGGCTCAGCCGGATACGGTGCAGTGAGCCACGGCATCTATGTTCTAGCTAACGTGTACCGCATTGCGAACAGATACCTGAAGCCGTGGGCGGAGCATTGGACTGAAAAATCAAAAAATCATAGGGTGTGATTTTGCTGACGCTGTTCTGGATTGTGACACGGGCAGAATCTGCAACACATCTTTCGCCGCGTTGGCCTACGCTGTTTGGTGCAGGGATGGATTACGTCTCCGTCCGTTTCTGCGTCGTTTCAGCAAGCTGTGACGACTTGTTCGTCTGTAATCCTCGTTGAAGGGCGGCTCTTCAGGGCCGCCTTTTTTTCTTGACGGCGCGCTGTACGAGCCAGTCTGTCAACGCCCGCTTACCTTCACTCTCCCTGTTTCGAGCGGGAGGACCTGAGCCGGAGCGGGTGCGGTGTCACACCAAAGTCCTTTCCCGGGCGCCTGCACCAAAGAAAAACTGGCTGGCGAGATCGCACGATCTGTATGTCGTACTGGACCCGCGTGACGTTTGCTTCGAACGTATCGCCATGCTGTTCGACAGGGCCGTACGCGCACGTGACTGTGCGGGAGCAGCTGAGGTGCGCGTCGCGCATCGTTGAGCTAGCGAGGCAGGCTGCGAGGGATTACCCCGAGTATCAACTGCATATGCGTGCTTGACTGGAATCAGGCAGCGACCTGCTTCCTTTCTGTTCCATGTGAAATTCATCGTACTACAAATCAATTTAGGAGTAGTCCGATTGTCGGTTTCCAGTCTGTCCGCAGAGTATAAAACTTCGCCGGGCGCATTGCCGCGCTGGTTTTCTACACGGAGGTACGGAAATGCTGGAGCAGCAAATGCATAACAAGTGGAGTGCGGAATGAGACGAGTTTGGTGACAAAAAACGACGGCGGGCGGTGTCGTGCTCGACGGTATCGATAACTGCACGCGCCACGGCACGCCAATCACGTTCATCGGCGCGAAGATAGCCGTTTATCTCGGACACCGGGAGTAAGCATGTTTGATCGACTTGTAGCGGACTATGACCGCACCACTACGGGCGGGGTGTTGATTGGCCGGAGCAACTACTTTAACGAAGAAGGAAAAATGTACGCCCGTAAGGAGAGTCATGCGACGTGCGGAAACTGCAAAGGCGGATGGCCGATTTACGGCACTACTGGCGACTGGATGGATGAAGGCTTCCCGTTAGCGAAAGACATGGACGGCGTTCTGTGTCCATGCGGAAAGAACTTTGTCCTCGCGGCGGGTAACTCCAATGCGTTCTATTCGGAAAGCAAGGACAAAGCGCAAACCGAAACGTACGTAATATTGCGCAAACTGACACTTACGACGAACAGTTCACGCTTCGCGATGCAAAGGGGTTGCGGCTTGCAGAAATGTACTACACCGTGCGCATGCCTTCGGGCGAACTGCGGCACGGCGTAACAGATTCGCAGGGACGCACTGAGCGCTATGAAACAAAAGACGCTCAAGCCATCCGAATCTATCTTGGTCAAAAGCAGGAGTCGTAATGCCTGACGCACTCGCAACCGCAGTATCAAACACCGATCCCGACTCGAACGTCACGGCATATACGCAACGCTTGGGCAAGCCGTGGAAAATGTCCGAAGACGGCGTTAAATTTCTTGAGGGCTGGGAAGCGTATAGCGCCACCATATATGACACGGATGGAAGCAAGGCCGGGAACGCCACGGTGGGCTATGGTCACTTGGTACACTTGGGAAAAATTTCCGGCGCTGCGTCCGAGAAGCCTTTTCAAAAAGGAATTAGCGAAGCGCAAGCGGAAGCGCTTCTTCGGCAAGACATTGCATGGGCTGAGAGGACCATCAACGACGCGATTAAGGTGCCGCTGTTTCAGTTCGAATACGATGCCCTGGTATGTTTTATGTATAACTTGCAGCATCACGGAGACGCACTCCTCGATTTTGTCAATACGGGGCAATACAACAAAGTCGGCGACAGGATGCGGACATACGCAACGTCAAAAGGCCACCCAATTAAGGGCTTGCTCAGGCGTCGTCATCGCGAAGCAGAGATGTTCGAAGCGGGGGTTTATGATTCTTCGCACTAAAGTCCTATATGCGCTTGCACTACTGCCTATCATTGCTAGTGCAAAGACCGTGTACTCAGGCGAGTTTGATTACCACAACTTCAAGTCACCAGTAGCTTCATTTTCCGGCCGAACACAGGCGGAAGTTGCGCGTATGTGCAACACAGGCGAGCACGCGAGCAACGATGACTTGGCGCAGTGCTCGCACCTGAAATTTAACTACGCGAGCAGCCAACTGGAAAAGAAGTTGAAGGCAATACGTTCCAGGAGCGAAAACAACGACAAGTCACTAAAAACCGATGGCGAACCGCCATCGTCGCCTTACTTCGAAAAGGCACAAGCTGCTTGGACAACGTATCGTGACAACGAATGCTATAGCGAAACGTACTCTATGGGCGCAGCGGCGGAGCGTTACATTTTCTTTTGGGAGTGTATGGCGAACATCACGAAAAGCCGCGTAAAGGAGCTAGACGAACTGTTGAAGTATTAATCGATGGCCCGACAGTGCACCGCCGTCCCGGCCTCGCTCGTACCCGTGCGGTTGGTCATCAAAAAACGGGGACATATTCCCACGCATATCCGGTAATACCCTGGGTCTATTTCACCCGCGTGAGGACTCTGGTATAACTGCGCTCCCAAGCTGATTACGTTTTAGCACGGCAAAAAATCGCAGATGCGGGAAGCCGTGGAAAGGGAGTGCAATGGCGCGCGTAGTGGTGGTGGGCAGCATCAACATGGACATGGTCGTCGCGACCGACACGTTTCCCCGGCTCGGCGAAACGCTGTTCGGCACGCATTTTTCGACGCATCCGGGCGGCAAGGGCGCGAATCAGGCGGTCGCCGCGGCGCGTCTTGGCGCCGAAGTCACGATGATCGGCTGCGTGGGTGCAGATGCCTTCGGCGGCGAAATGAAAGCGACGCTCGCGCGTGAAGGCGTCGATATCGCCCACGTGAGCACGGGTCGTGAAGCGACCGGCATTGCCTCGATCACGCTTTCGGGCGGCGACAACGCGATCATCGTCGTGCCCGGCGCGAACCACGAGCTTTCTGCCGAAGACATCGACCGCGCAAGCGCTGCGATCGCGCAGGCCGACGTCGTGCTCGCGCAACTCGAAGTGCCCTACGCAACAGTGCTGCACGCCGCGCGGCGCGCACGCGAGCATGGCAAGCCTTTCTTTCTCAATCCTGCACCCGCAGTCGAACTGAGCGGCGAGCTGCTCGAGCTGACCACGCTGCTCACGCCAAACGAGCATGAACTCGCGACCGCGCTGCAAACGCCAGAAGGTGCGTGGGCCGAGGTCATCGCGCGTTCGCCCGTACGCATCGCCATGACGCACGGTAAAGACGGCGCGTATTACACCGACGCGAATGGCGAACTCGTGCATCAGCCGGGCTTCGCTGTCGAGGCCGTCGATACGACCGGCGCCGGCGACACCTTCAACGGCGCACTCGCGGCGTTCTGGCATCTCGGCATTGGCGAGGCCGTGCGGCGCGCGAACGCCGCGGGCGCGCTTTCCGTGACGCGCGCCGGGGCGCAGGGCGGCATGCCCACGCTCGCCGAACTCGAAACCTTCCTGAACACGCAAGCCCGAGATTCGCAGTGAAAAAATACGGACACTTGAATCGCGATATCGCACGCGTGCTGGCCCGCATGGGCCACACGGACAGCCTCGTGATCGCCGACTGCGGGCTGCCGGTGCCCGACGGCGTGGAATGCATCGACGTCTCGCTTGCGGCCGGCGTGCCCGACTTCTTCGCCGTGCTCGACAGCGTGCTCGCCGACTTCAAGGCCGAGCGCGCCGTGTTCGCGAGCGAGGCGCAGACCCACAACGCGGCCGTGGTGGCGCGCAGCCGCGACATGGCCGCCGCGCGCATCGCCGTGGAAAACGTGCCGCACGAGGAGTTCAAGCGCCGCTGCCGCGAGGCGAAAGCGGTGATCCGCACTGGCGAGTGCAGCCCCTATGCGAATGTGATCCTGCATTCGGGCGTGATCTTCTGAGAGGTCCAGGATGCAAGTGATGATGCAGGGGATCGGCAAGGCGTTCGGTCCGGTTCGGGTGCTCGAAGGCGTCGATTTCCGCATCGAGGCAGGCGAGATCCACGCGTTGATGGGCGAGAACGGCGCAGGCAAATCGACGCTCATGAAAATCCTGAGCGGCGTGTATCAAGCCGATGCGGGCGAGATCCTCGTCGATGGACGCGCGGTGCTGATCCGCAGCACGGTCGAGGCCGAACGCGCGGGCATTGCCATCATTCACCAGGAATTGAACCTCATCCCGCAACTGACGGTGATGGAGAATCTCTTCCTTGGCCGCGAGCCGAGCCGCTTCGGCATGGTCGATACCGCAACGATGCGCAAGGAGGCGCGCAAATGGCTCGACAAAGTCGGCGCGCAGCGTATCGATCCGCAGACGGAGGCTGGGCTGCTCTCCATCGGTCAACAGCAGCTCGTGGAAATTGCCAAGGCGCTTTCGCTGAACGCACAGGTGCTCGTGATGGACGAGCCGACCGCCGCGCTCACGAACCGCGAGATCGAAACGCTCTTCGAGATCATGCAGTCGCTCAAGGCGAGCGGTGTGGCGATCGTCTACGTCTCGCACCGCATGGAGGAGATCTTCCGCGTGTGCGACAAGATCAGCGTGCTGCGTGACGGCCATTTCGTCGGCGAGCGCGCGATTCGCGAGACGGGTTTCGATGAGATCGTGCGGCTGATGGTGGGCCGCGAGATTGGCGAGCGTTTCCCGAAACGCAGCCATGCGCCGGGCGAGGTGCGCCTGAGCGTGGCCGGTCTGGCGGACGAAGGGCATATCGAAGGCATTACGTTCGATGTGCGCGCGGGCGAGGTGCTCGGTATCGCGGGTCTCATGGGCGCGGGCCGCAGCGAGATTCTGCGCACGCTGTTCGGCGCGAACCGCAAGACCGCGGGCTCGGTGACGCTCGACGGCAGCGCGCTCGACGTGCGTGACGCGTCCAGTGCGATTGCGGCGGGTATCGGCTTCGTCACGGAAGACCGCAAGCGTCAGGGCCTCGTTCTCGGCATGTCGGTGCGCGAAAACGCGACGCTCGTGCATCTGGACCAGTACGCCACGCTCGGTTTCGTCAACGAGCGTGCGGAGCGCAGCGCCGTCGACGGCCTCATCAAGCAGTTGCGCGTGCGTACGCGCGACGCGGAACTGGATGTCAAGGCGCTCTCGGGCGGCAATCAGCAGAAAGTCGTGTTCGCGAAGTGGCTCGCGCAGCCGCCTAAAGTGCTGCTGCTCGACGAGCCCACGCGCGGCGTGGACGTGGGCGGCAAAGCCGAGATCTACACGATCATCAATCAGCTTGCGGAGCAAGGCGTTGCCATTGTGATGGTGTCGTCTGAACTGCCCGAAGTGCTGGCCATGAGCGACCGCATTCTCGTCATGCATCAGGGGCGCCAGAACGGCATCTTCGAAGCGGCCAACGCCACCCAGGAACTGATCAT harbors:
- a CDS encoding PAAR domain-containing protein, whose translation is MFDRLVADYDRTTTGGVLIGRSNYFNEEGKMYARKESHATCGNCKGGWPIYGTTGDWMDEGFPLAKDMDGVLCPCGKNFVLAAGNSNAFYSESKDKAQTETYVILRKLTLTTNSSRFAMQRGCGLQKCTTPCACLRANCGTA
- a CDS encoding lysozyme, with the translated sequence MPDALATAVSNTDPDSNVTAYTQRLGKPWKMSEDGVKFLEGWEAYSATIYDTDGSKAGNATVGYGHLVHLGKISGAASEKPFQKGISEAQAEALLRQDIAWAERTINDAIKVPLFQFEYDALVCFMYNLQHHGDALLDFVNTGQYNKVGDRMRTYATSKGHPIKGLLRRRHREAEMFEAGVYDSSH
- a CDS encoding lysozyme inhibitor LprI family protein — translated: MILRTKVLYALALLPIIASAKTVYSGEFDYHNFKSPVASFSGRTQAEVARMCNTGEHASNDDLAQCSHLKFNYASSQLEKKLKAIRSRSENNDKSLKTDGEPPSSPYFEKAQAAWTTYRDNECYSETYSMGAAAERYIFFWECMANITKSRVKELDELLKY
- the rbsK gene encoding ribokinase, with translation MARVVVVGSINMDMVVATDTFPRLGETLFGTHFSTHPGGKGANQAVAAARLGAEVTMIGCVGADAFGGEMKATLAREGVDIAHVSTGREATGIASITLSGGDNAIIVVPGANHELSAEDIDRASAAIAQADVVLAQLEVPYATVLHAARRAREHGKPFFLNPAPAVELSGELLELTTLLTPNEHELATALQTPEGAWAEVIARSPVRIAMTHGKDGAYYTDANGELVHQPGFAVEAVDTTGAGDTFNGALAAFWHLGIGEAVRRANAAGALSVTRAGAQGGMPTLAELETFLNTQARDSQ
- the rbsD gene encoding D-ribose pyranase, with amino-acid sequence MKKYGHLNRDIARVLARMGHTDSLVIADCGLPVPDGVECIDVSLAAGVPDFFAVLDSVLADFKAERAVFASEAQTHNAAVVARSRDMAAARIAVENVPHEEFKRRCREAKAVIRTGECSPYANVILHSGVIF
- a CDS encoding sugar ABC transporter ATP-binding protein; the encoded protein is MMQGIGKAFGPVRVLEGVDFRIEAGEIHALMGENGAGKSTLMKILSGVYQADAGEILVDGRAVLIRSTVEAERAGIAIIHQELNLIPQLTVMENLFLGREPSRFGMVDTATMRKEARKWLDKVGAQRIDPQTEAGLLSIGQQQLVEIAKALSLNAQVLVMDEPTAALTNREIETLFEIMQSLKASGVAIVYVSHRMEEIFRVCDKISVLRDGHFVGERAIRETGFDEIVRLMVGREIGERFPKRSHAPGEVRLSVAGLADEGHIEGITFDVRAGEVLGIAGLMGAGRSEILRTLFGANRKTAGSVTLDGSALDVRDASSAIAAGIGFVTEDRKRQGLVLGMSVRENATLVHLDQYATLGFVNERAERSAVDGLIKQLRVRTRDAELDVKALSGGNQQKVVFAKWLAQPPKVLLLDEPTRGVDVGGKAEIYTIINQLAEQGVAIVMVSSELPEVLAMSDRILVMHQGRQNGIFEAANATQELIMTAAAGGDVAAARAVAA